The window GTTGATTTCATCATCGTGACGACGGAACCGACTGCCGTTCGAGAAAAGCTGCTCGCAACATTGCCGGTCGAGTCCGTGATTGCCGCGGGGGATTCCAAGCTGTCGGTGACGCTAGAGCTGGAAGATGCCATCGATGCCGACTTCCGGTTCGTGACGGCGGAACAATTCGCTTCAGCAGTCCATCATTTCACCGGTTCCAAAGATCATAATGTGAAAATGCGTCAACTGGCGAAAGCGAAAGGCTTGAAAATTAGCGAATATGGCGTGGAAGATGAGGAAGGTTCTGTGACGACGTTTGAAACGGAGGAGCAGTTCTTTGCGCATTTCGGCTTGCCTTTTATTCCTCCAACGGTGCGGAAAGACGGGAAAGAGATAGAACGGGTTGAGGAATTGGAAGGGTTGATCCGTCTCGAGGATATCCGATCTGATCTCCATATGCATACGACATGGTCCGATGGAGGATATTCGATCCGGGAAATGGTCGAGGCGTGCCGGGCGAAGGGCTACAGTCATATGGTCATCACCGACCATTCACAATATTTGAAAGTGGCGAATGGCCTGACACCGGACCGGCTTCGGGAGCAGATCGCGGAAATCCGATCGCTCAATGACGAATACGACGACATCGAAATCTTTTGCGGGACGGAAATGGATATCCTGCCGGATGCGACCCTCGATTTTGACGATGACTTGCTGCAGGAGCTCGATTTCGTTATCGCCTCCATCCATTCGAACTTCAATCAACCGCAGGAGCAGATCATGGAACGTCTCCATTCTGCCATCCGCAATCCGCATGTCGATATGATTGCGCATCCGACGGGCCGCATCATCGGCAAACGGGACGGCTATGATCCAGATGTGCCCCAATTGATCGAATGGGCGAAGGAATACGGGAAGGTCCTGGAACTGAATGCCAACCCTTACCGGCTGGATCTGGCGACAGACCATTTAGTCATGGCCCAAGACCTCGGCGTGCCAATTGCCATCAATACGGATGCGCATGCCATCGACCAATTACGGTTCATGGACGTCGGTGTGAAATATGGCCAAAAAGCATGGTTGAAAAAAGAGACGGTCATCAACACATGGCCGTTGGAGAAATTCATCCGCGATATCGTGCGGAAATGAAAGGAAGTGTAAGACATTGGAAAGCCGTGTCTTAAAAACACTTGAATTTGATAAAATCAAAGAAATCGTGTCTGCATATTGTACGTCTTCCGCGGGGCGGTCCCTGATGGAGCAATTGGTTCCCGTCACTGTTTATGAAGAGGTGGTCCGCCTCCTCGAAGAAACGGATGAAGCCCTCGCCATCCTTCGAGTCCGCGGCAATGTGCCGATGGGGGGAATCCACGATGTCCGGCCGCATGCCAAACGAGCGCAATTGGACGGAATGCTGAGCAGCCACGAACTGATGGAAATTGCCAATACGATCCGGGCAAGCCGGATTTTGCGGCAATTCATCGAGTCGGTCGAGACGGATGAAGATATCAATATCCCGCATTTCATTGCCAAAAAAGAGGCGTTTCCGATTTTGACCGGCTTGGAACATGAAATCAATGCGGCGATCGATGATAACGGTCATGTCCTGGATAGTGCTTCTAGCCAGCTCCGCTCGATTCGTCAAGGACTGCGGATTCAGGAAGGGCGGGTCCGTGATCGGTTGGAAAGTTATACACGGGGGCGGAATGCTGCCAAGATGTTGTCCGATTCGATTGTGACGATCCGGAATGATCGGTATGTCATCCCGGTGAAGGCCGAGTATCGGTCACATTTCGGAGGAGTCGTCCACGATATGTCGTCATCGGGGCAGACGTTGTTCATCGAACCGGATGCGGTCGTTCAGGCGAATAACGAGATCCGGCGTCTGAAAATGCAGGAGCAGGAGGAGATTGAAAAAATCCTCTTGGAGCTTTCCGCCAAAGTGCAGGAAGTCGCCCATGACCTCTTTGTCCTCGTCGGATTTTTGTCGGAAATCGATGTGATTCTTGCAAAAGCAAAGTACGGAAAAGAGCATAAATGCACGAAGCCGGAAGTGAACAATGAAGGCTATATCCGTTTGACGAAAGCAAGACATCCGCTCCTGCCGATCGAAAAAGCGGTCGCCAATACGATTGAGTTCGGCAAAGAGATTACGACAATCGTCATCACGGGGCCGAATACGGGTGGAAAGACGGTCACGTTGAAGACAGTCGGCTTGTGCACATTGATGGCGCAAGCGGGATTGCCGATTCCCGCGCTCGACGGTTCGGAAGTTGCCGTCTTCGATTCGGTGTACGCCGATATCGGGGACGAGCAGTCGATCGAGCAAAGCCTGAGTACGTTCTCTTCCCATATGGTGAACATCGTCTCCATCTTGAAAAAGTTCGATGATCGCTCGCTCATTCTCTTTGACGAGCTCGGATCGGGGACAGATCCTCAAGAAGGGGCGGCGCTGGCCATTTCCATTTTGGATGAAGTCCATGGCCGCGGCGCGAGAGTGATGGCGACCACCCATTACCCTGAATTAAAAGCATACAGCTATAACCGGCCGGGTGTGACGAATGCCAGTGTTGAGTTTGATATTGATACGCTTAGTCCGACTTATCGCTTGCTGATCGGTGTGCCGGGGCGGAGTAACGCTTTCGAAATCTCGAAACGGCTCGGCTTGCAAGAGAGGATTATCGACCGGGCGAAGACATTCACAGGCACTGATCGCGGTGAGGTCGAATCGATGATTGCATCGTTGGAATCCAGCCGTGTGCAATCGGAGAAGGATGCCGAGGAGACACATGAAATCTTAATTGAAACGGAACGGCTGAAACAGGAACTGGAACAAAAATTAGCTGAGTTCGATGAGATGAAAGAACGCTTGGTAGAAAATGCAAAAGAGAAGGCGAGAAAAATCGTGGAGGACGCTAAACAGGAGTCCGAAGCAGTCATCTCCGATTTGCGAGCACTCCGGCTTAATGCCGGAGCTAATGTCAAAGAGCATGAGTTGATCGATGCGCGCAAGCGATTGGAAGAAGCAGCTCCCGCGGAACGCAAGAAAAAGACGGTCAAAGCGAAAGCTGCCCCACGTCCATTGCAAGCGGGAGATGAAGTGAAAGTGATCAGTTACGGGCAGAAAGGGACGCTCCTTAAAAAAGTGTCCGACACCGAGTGGGTTGTCCAAATCGGAATCCTGAAGATGAAACTCGATCAGTCCGGCTTGGAATATGTCAAACCGGAGAAAGAGAAGCAGCCGGCGGTCTCCGCTTCCGTCAGAGGCCGGGATTCCTATGTCAAATTGGAACTCGACCTGCGGGGAGAACGGTACGAAGATGCTATCATGCGGACGGAGAAATATTTGGACGATGCCCTTCTCTCCAACTATCATCAAGTCTCCATCATCCACGGGAAAGGGACAGGCGCTCTGATGCAAGGGGTCCAGCAATTTTTGAAAAAGCATCCACGCGTGAAAAGTTTCCGATTCGGAGAAGCGGGCGAAGGCGGCCATGGCGTCACAGTCGTGGAGTTGAAATAAAATAAAGCCCCCAATGAAACCTTTTCCCGTCTCAAACGTATAGGGAACCATGACCGTCGTAAAGGAGCCGTAAAGTATGGGGAAAGAAGGGTTTTGGGGTCACCCATTAGTGGAAACGGCAGGCTATTTCAGCGTCGTTGTACTTTGTTTAGTCGTTTCCATGGTGTTATTTGAACTTGTTACGAAGTATAAAAATTGGGAGGAAATCCGGAAAGGGAATGTTGCGGTCGCTATGGCGACAGGCGGCAAGATATTTGGCGTATCCAATATATTCAGGTATTCGATTGAACAGCATAATACATTGCCCCAGATGATCGGATGGGGGCTTTTCGGTTTTACCCTGTTGGTCTTCGCCTATATCCTTTTCGAGTTCCTCACACCGAAATTCAATATCGACAAGGAAATCGAAGCGGACAACCGATCGGTCGGTTTCATCTCTTTGACTATCTCTGTCGGGTTGTCGTTCGTTATCGGGGCGAGTATATCGTAGGAGCTGTCATATGGAAAAGTTATCGAAAATTTTAATTGTCGTTTGTATCCTTTTCGTGCTCGTTGGAGTTTATTGGCTAGTTACCCAAACACCTTGATATAATTATCAAGGTGTTTTTCAAATCGTTCGAATATTCTTTATTGAAAGCGGAAACATTTTCTACTATAATAATAATCAGGAGTGATAAGGGAATAGAATAGAGGAGAGAAAGGGGAGTTCAAATGTCTGCAAAACCTTGGCTGGATTTGTATCCGCCCGAAATCTCAAAGACGCTGGAGTACGAAAAGGTTCCCATCCAAGATTATCTGACTCGTGCCGGAACAAAGTATTCCGATAAAGTTGCAATCCATTTTCTGGGGAAGGAAATTACG is drawn from Sporosarcina sp. FSL W7-1349 and contains these coding sequences:
- the polX gene encoding DNA polymerase/3'-5' exonuclease PolX, whose amino-acid sequence is MNKKTIIRTFEKIALYMELLGENHFKVAAFRKAANVLELDPRSLSEMDDILKLKGIGKGTGAVITDLMEKGESDLLLELEETVPRGLIPLLKIPGLGGKRIAKLREAIGIDSVETLREACLANEVSKVPGFGKKTEENILAEIELLGTRKGAFPIWQMESIVSFLEDILQSVDEISRFSVAGSYRRAEETSSDVDFIIVTTEPTAVREKLLATLPVESVIAAGDSKLSVTLELEDAIDADFRFVTAEQFASAVHHFTGSKDHNVKMRQLAKAKGLKISEYGVEDEEGSVTTFETEEQFFAHFGLPFIPPTVRKDGKEIERVEELEGLIRLEDIRSDLHMHTTWSDGGYSIREMVEACRAKGYSHMVITDHSQYLKVANGLTPDRLREQIAEIRSLNDEYDDIEIFCGTEMDILPDATLDFDDDLLQELDFVIASIHSNFNQPQEQIMERLHSAIRNPHVDMIAHPTGRIIGKRDGYDPDVPQLIEWAKEYGKVLELNANPYRLDLATDHLVMAQDLGVPIAINTDAHAIDQLRFMDVGVKYGQKAWLKKETVINTWPLEKFIRDIVRK
- a CDS encoding endonuclease MutS2; protein product: MESRVLKTLEFDKIKEIVSAYCTSSAGRSLMEQLVPVTVYEEVVRLLEETDEALAILRVRGNVPMGGIHDVRPHAKRAQLDGMLSSHELMEIANTIRASRILRQFIESVETDEDINIPHFIAKKEAFPILTGLEHEINAAIDDNGHVLDSASSQLRSIRQGLRIQEGRVRDRLESYTRGRNAAKMLSDSIVTIRNDRYVIPVKAEYRSHFGGVVHDMSSSGQTLFIEPDAVVQANNEIRRLKMQEQEEIEKILLELSAKVQEVAHDLFVLVGFLSEIDVILAKAKYGKEHKCTKPEVNNEGYIRLTKARHPLLPIEKAVANTIEFGKEITTIVITGPNTGGKTVTLKTVGLCTLMAQAGLPIPALDGSEVAVFDSVYADIGDEQSIEQSLSTFSSHMVNIVSILKKFDDRSLILFDELGSGTDPQEGAALAISILDEVHGRGARVMATTHYPELKAYSYNRPGVTNASVEFDIDTLSPTYRLLIGVPGRSNAFEISKRLGLQERIIDRAKTFTGTDRGEVESMIASLESSRVQSEKDAEETHEILIETERLKQELEQKLAEFDEMKERLVENAKEKARKIVEDAKQESEAVISDLRALRLNAGANVKEHELIDARKRLEEAAPAERKKKTVKAKAAPRPLQAGDEVKVISYGQKGTLLKKVSDTEWVVQIGILKMKLDQSGLEYVKPEKEKQPAVSASVRGRDSYVKLELDLRGERYEDAIMRTEKYLDDALLSNYHQVSIIHGKGTGALMQGVQQFLKKHPRVKSFRFGEAGEGGHGVTVVELK
- a CDS encoding DUF350 domain-containing protein translates to MGKEGFWGHPLVETAGYFSVVVLCLVVSMVLFELVTKYKNWEEIRKGNVAVAMATGGKIFGVSNIFRYSIEQHNTLPQMIGWGLFGFTLLVFAYILFEFLTPKFNIDKEIEADNRSVGFISLTISVGLSFVIGASIS